From a single Nicotiana tomentosiformis chromosome 2, ASM39032v3, whole genome shotgun sequence genomic region:
- the LOC138904873 gene encoding serine/arginine-rich splicing factor RS2Z32-like: MMRFPRFQEQSQGSYRPQYFGRPPRPPPPQLQGYRYDRYTQSGPGESSRVSILQRQRGSRQTWSFPPRCDICGRGHLGQCQAGSDACYTCGRPGHIMRDFPNRDSGDMAQPASSAIGSSMSVHPSRRESQSSAGRGRGRGRGSSSGVN, translated from the coding sequence ATGATGCGATTTCCTAGGTttcaggagcagtctcagggtagttataggccccagtacttcggacggccacctaggcctccgccacctcagttgcagggttacaggtatgaccgctatactcagtcaggaccaggtgagagctcacgggtgtCAATTTTGCAACGACAACGAGGTTcaaggcagacatggtcatttccgccgcggtgtgacatctgtggtagaggacacttgggccaatgccaagcaggttctgatgcttgttatacatgtgggcgtccggggcatataaTGCGAGATTTCCCAAACAGAGATTCTGGGGatatggcacaaccagcaagttcagcgataggatcatctatgtctgtgcatccttctaggcgcgagtctcaatcttcggctggtagaggtcgaggcagaggtagaggttccagttcaggtgttaATTAG